A single genomic interval of Fibrobacter sp. UWB4 harbors:
- a CDS encoding rhomboid family intramembrane serine protease, translating into MPRFMSPMIRRRPSAEELHTASANQESAPFPTAQSTEQPAIEQSAMPSAPSEEQQQIPPDVRISEGGFRQIRDESLVLLSQGISHRIEHSEEGPFQIFVEPEKRRVAQFQIRLYHRENPPRDENPPLPLKFTLHPLWVLAVPIACTLLDFSDIAIQMHNAGIADASKILRGEWWRTITAMTLHADSRHLASNLVSGFLALSLLHYRIPLAKLVPFLAVASAVANFFVALTVQTSFRSLGFSGFVFATIGCLAVIEFRLMPRETHGLLRRFAPLCGAASLAVFLGLGENADILGHLYGFIAGILCGFIPKKKTLRWGAPTVAADIFWIVAYYALFITGWALAL; encoded by the coding sequence ATGCCCCGTTTTATGTCGCCCATGATTCGCCGCCGGCCATCCGCCGAAGAATTGCATACAGCTTCCGCAAATCAAGAGTCCGCACCATTCCCGACGGCACAAAGCACAGAGCAACCCGCAATTGAACAAAGCGCCATGCCATCCGCGCCGTCCGAAGAACAGCAACAAATCCCGCCCGACGTCCGCATCAGCGAAGGCGGTTTTAGGCAAATCCGCGACGAGAGTCTCGTGCTCTTGTCGCAGGGGATCTCGCACCGCATCGAGCACTCCGAAGAAGGCCCGTTCCAGATTTTTGTAGAACCCGAAAAGCGCCGCGTGGCGCAATTTCAAATTCGCCTTTACCATCGTGAAAATCCGCCCCGTGACGAAAACCCGCCGCTCCCGCTAAAGTTCACGCTACACCCGCTCTGGGTGCTAGCCGTTCCCATAGCCTGTACGCTGTTGGACTTCTCCGACATCGCAATCCAGATGCACAACGCAGGCATTGCCGACGCCTCCAAGATTCTGCGTGGAGAATGGTGGCGCACGATTACCGCCATGACGCTCCACGCCGACAGCCGACACCTCGCCAGCAACCTCGTCTCGGGATTCTTGGCGCTGAGCCTTTTGCACTACCGCATTCCGCTTGCAAAGCTTGTACCGTTCCTAGCAGTCGCAAGCGCTGTTGCCAACTTCTTCGTTGCGCTCACAGTGCAGACAAGCTTCCGTTCGCTCGGCTTTTCCGGCTTCGTATTTGCAACCATCGGTTGCCTCGCCGTCATCGAGTTCCGTCTCATGCCGCGCGAAACGCACGGCCTGCTCCGTCGCTTTGCGCCGCTCTGCGGCGCGGCCTCGCTCGCCGTGTTCCTCGGTCTCGGCGAAAACGCCGACATCCTCGGCCACCTGTACGGCTTTATCGCAGGCATCCTTTGCGGATTCATCCCAAAAAAGAAGACGCTCCGCTGGGGAGCGCCAACTGTCGCAGCAGACATTTTCTGGATTGTCGCCTACTACGCCTTGTTTATAACCGGCTGGGCATTAGCCCTTTAA
- a CDS encoding tol-pal system YbgF family protein, giving the protein MANESNNNNSELKAFFIQHGTKIVVAFVVLFAVIAGIVQYKEARKVAAAEQSELIGMGLTYLYAGEKDSALVEFESKIASGKLEGLALAKASLLAGNIKFEKKDFDGAALLFQTSLDNAGSVALVRSAAMHGLAAVKMEKGDFSAAANFLEKYIAEFGKRSGDKEDRYQKDEPADEVPMVADAMWKLTLVYQQLGASDKAKTTAERLLQIYGDNRAFADKARKFLAAL; this is encoded by the coding sequence ATGGCTAACGAATCTAATAACAATAATTCTGAACTTAAAGCATTCTTTATCCAGCACGGTACGAAGATCGTTGTGGCGTTCGTCGTTCTCTTTGCTGTTATCGCTGGCATCGTCCAGTATAAGGAAGCTCGCAAGGTTGCCGCTGCCGAACAGAGCGAACTCATCGGTATGGGCCTTACTTACCTCTATGCAGGTGAAAAGGATAGCGCCCTTGTTGAATTCGAAAGCAAGATCGCTTCTGGCAAGCTCGAAGGCCTTGCCCTTGCAAAGGCTTCGCTCCTCGCTGGTAACATCAAGTTCGAAAAGAAGGACTTTGATGGCGCTGCACTTCTCTTCCAGACGTCTTTGGACAATGCCGGTTCTGTGGCTCTCGTGCGTTCCGCTGCCATGCATGGTCTTGCCGCTGTGAAGATGGAAAAGGGTGACTTCTCCGCTGCTGCAAACTTCCTCGAAAAGTACATTGCTGAATTCGGTAAGCGTTCTGGCGACAAGGAAGACCGCTACCAGAAGGACGAACCGGCTGACGAGGTCCCGATGGTTGCAGATGCCATGTGGAAGCTCACGCTCGTGTACCAGCAGCTCGGTGCAAGCGACAAGGCTAAGACTACTGCAGAACGTCTTCTCCAGATTTATGGCGACAACCGCGCCTTTGCTGACAAGGCCCGCAAGTTCCTCGCCGCTCTCTAA
- a CDS encoding PHP domain-containing protein produces MSFWPGEKLRYAETHFKFKLPWSLLYKPWPEIIFDAPFQFVPRVEPYLWIVVRDADRFPTTIKNAEIVLKARVQDAQQTQDVPQPDIVICKDLNIEVREQMKFIPIALGKIPAGAYEAHCKLTVERNGKTQTFERWNLPRLKPVPLRFKILNEMPPIAPGYAAGEMHCHTHYSADHVEYGATPEVLQLAAKAVGLDFVNCTDHAYDFAFTQEDYTKEADSPVPRFQKLREEIAALPKKDENGGDMPLMLAGEEVSAGNSKGENVHMTVLAPEGYLPGLGDCGRYWLENRPTRSIKQILNMTEAHCFAAHPFQQMGLLEKFVFRRGYWKPEDLQLKNKHSIRGLQFWNGIRDEGFKLGREFWINELSKGNYLLPIGGNDAHGDLNSMTAVNLPLISLKHTRAHTFGNVRTVIKVGSRKSDKCEDRESHPCLHGYDRDQHLGSIQVGSNAKQEFPLTLADINAAFAADNCYITDGPALWWERDDNGITFHARSNKETGGGFRYIRIYGRRIQPNGKLAPEEEVMIGSLVAAPDHADIPVATLGFAYVRAECETATRKFALTSAARIQ; encoded by the coding sequence ATGAGTTTTTGGCCGGGGGAAAAATTGCGTTATGCCGAAACGCATTTTAAGTTCAAGCTACCCTGGTCGCTCCTTTACAAGCCGTGGCCCGAAATCATTTTCGATGCGCCATTCCAGTTCGTGCCAAGGGTAGAACCCTACCTCTGGATTGTCGTGCGCGATGCCGACCGTTTCCCGACAACGATTAAAAATGCGGAAATCGTTTTAAAAGCGCGGGTACAAGATGCGCAGCAAACACAAGACGTGCCACAGCCGGACATCGTCATTTGCAAAGACTTGAATATTGAGGTCCGCGAGCAGATGAAATTCATTCCGATTGCGCTCGGAAAAATCCCGGCAGGTGCATATGAAGCGCACTGCAAGCTGACCGTAGAACGCAACGGCAAGACACAGACTTTTGAGCGCTGGAACCTGCCGAGACTTAAACCCGTCCCGCTCCGTTTCAAGATCTTGAACGAGATGCCGCCTATCGCCCCCGGATACGCCGCAGGCGAAATGCACTGCCACACGCACTACTCCGCTGACCATGTGGAATACGGCGCCACGCCCGAAGTGTTGCAGCTTGCCGCCAAGGCTGTCGGACTCGACTTTGTGAACTGCACTGACCACGCTTACGATTTTGCATTCACACAAGAGGACTACACCAAAGAAGCCGACTCGCCAGTGCCTAGATTCCAAAAGCTTCGCGAAGAGATTGCGGCACTTCCAAAGAAAGACGAAAACGGAGGCGACATGCCGCTCATGCTCGCCGGCGAAGAAGTATCTGCCGGGAACAGCAAAGGCGAAAACGTGCACATGACTGTCCTCGCCCCCGAAGGTTACCTCCCGGGACTCGGCGACTGCGGCCGCTACTGGCTCGAAAACAGACCGACGCGCAGCATCAAGCAAATTTTGAACATGACCGAAGCGCACTGCTTTGCCGCACACCCGTTCCAGCAAATGGGACTCCTGGAAAAGTTCGTATTCCGCCGCGGTTACTGGAAGCCCGAAGATCTGCAACTGAAAAACAAGCACTCGATTCGCGGGCTGCAATTCTGGAACGGCATCCGCGACGAAGGTTTCAAGCTCGGCCGGGAATTTTGGATAAATGAATTAAGCAAAGGCAATTATCTACTCCCCATCGGCGGAAACGATGCCCACGGCGACTTGAACAGCATGACCGCCGTAAACCTGCCGCTCATCTCGCTCAAGCACACCCGCGCGCATACATTCGGAAATGTCCGCACGGTAATTAAAGTAGGAAGTCGGAAGTCGGACAAATGCGAAGATCGAGAGTCGCATCCATGCTTGCATGGATATGACCGAGATCAGCATTTGGGATCAATCCAAGTCGGAAGTAACGCAAAACAAGAATTCCCGCTCACCCTTGCCGACATAAACGCAGCTTTCGCCGCTGACAACTGTTACATCACAGACGGTCCCGCCCTCTGGTGGGAGCGCGACGATAACGGTATCACGTTCCATGCCCGCAGCAACAAAGAGACTGGCGGCGGTTTCCGCTACATCCGCATTTACGGGCGCCGCATACAGCCAAACGGCAAGCTCGCCCCCGAAGAAGAAGTCATGATTGGAAGTCTCGTTGCGGCTCCCGACCACGCCGACATCCCCGTTGCAACGCTCGGTTTCGCCTACGTCCGCGCCGAATGCGAAACGGCAACCCGCAAATTTGCGCTTACCTCTGCGGCCCGCATCCAGTAA
- a CDS encoding DNA repair helicase XPB, which produces MNPNGAIIVQSNLEIMVEVDNPNYTTARDAIAPFTELVKSPEHLHTYKISHLSLWNAAATGLRAPEVLERLESQSRYPIPPTVVTEIEDYMARYGLLRLKKEDGRLTMESDDKLMFLEICKLKDVEPFIIEYIDDTHVVVDPERRGHLKMVLTNAGFPVEDLAGYTVGDPLPIQLRETTVSGKPFKLRDYQKDAAQVFYASGSEKGGSGVIVLPCGSGKTVIGLATMALVQTKTLILTPNISSSRQWIREICDKTNLTLDQVKEYSGEVKEIGPVTVATYQILTQRKRAKKGDENKEGKEPEMTEEEVKKELANFPLFSQEKWGLMIYDEVHLLPAPVFRLSTEMQATRRLGLTATLVREDHKETEVFSLIGPKKFDIPWRILEAQGWIATADCNEIRIPMDPELKMKYALAPVRDKITLASTNPEKTDIVERLLKYFSKPDDRVLIIGQYIDQLEALSEDLQIPLITGKTPNKEREKLYGAFRSGAQKNLMVSKVGNFAIDLPDANVLIQISGTFGSRQEEAQRLGRVLRPKSDGGAAHFYSIVTQDSKEQEFAMNRQLFLTEQGYAYKIIKRGDWDILMRSPEELAARA; this is translated from the coding sequence ATGAATCCGAATGGCGCAATTATTGTACAAAGTAACCTCGAAATTATGGTCGAGGTCGATAATCCTAATTACACTACCGCACGTGATGCAATCGCTCCTTTTACAGAGCTTGTCAAAAGCCCAGAGCACCTGCACACTTACAAGATTTCTCATTTGAGCTTGTGGAACGCTGCCGCAACAGGCCTCCGCGCACCCGAAGTCCTCGAAAGACTCGAGAGCCAGAGCCGCTACCCCATTCCGCCGACGGTCGTCACGGAAATCGAAGACTACATGGCTCGTTACGGCTTGCTTCGTCTCAAAAAAGAAGACGGACGCTTGACGATGGAATCTGATGACAAATTAATGTTCCTCGAAATTTGCAAGTTGAAGGACGTGGAACCGTTCATCATCGAATACATCGACGATACGCATGTTGTTGTTGACCCCGAACGCCGCGGCCACCTGAAGATGGTCCTCACCAACGCAGGTTTCCCGGTCGAAGACTTGGCCGGTTACACCGTTGGCGACCCGCTCCCCATCCAGCTCCGCGAAACAACCGTTTCAGGCAAACCGTTCAAGCTCCGCGATTACCAGAAGGATGCCGCACAGGTGTTCTACGCCAGCGGTAGCGAAAAGGGCGGTTCCGGCGTGATCGTTCTACCTTGCGGTTCCGGTAAGACTGTGATTGGCCTTGCCACAATGGCCTTAGTACAAACTAAGACGTTGATTTTGACACCGAACATCTCGTCATCCCGCCAGTGGATCCGCGAAATCTGCGACAAGACGAATCTCACGCTCGACCAGGTCAAGGAATACTCTGGCGAAGTGAAAGAAATCGGCCCGGTGACGGTTGCCACCTACCAGATCTTGACGCAACGCAAGCGCGCCAAGAAGGGCGACGAAAACAAGGAAGGCAAGGAACCGGAAATGACCGAAGAAGAGGTCAAGAAGGAACTTGCAAACTTCCCGCTTTTCAGCCAGGAAAAGTGGGGCCTCATGATTTACGACGAAGTGCACTTGCTCCCGGCTCCGGTGTTCCGCCTGAGTACCGAAATGCAGGCCACCCGCCGCCTGGGCCTTACGGCAACGCTCGTCCGTGAAGACCACAAGGAAACCGAAGTGTTCAGCTTGATTGGCCCCAAGAAGTTCGATATCCCGTGGCGCATCTTGGAAGCCCAGGGCTGGATTGCAACTGCCGACTGTAACGAAATCCGCATCCCGATGGATCCGGAACTCAAGATGAAGTACGCTCTTGCTCCGGTGCGCGACAAAATTACGCTTGCGAGCACGAACCCCGAAAAGACAGACATCGTCGAACGCCTGCTCAAGTACTTCAGCAAGCCGGACGACCGCGTACTCATCATCGGCCAGTACATCGACCAGCTCGAAGCGCTCTCCGAAGACCTCCAGATTCCGCTGATTACGGGCAAGACTCCGAACAAGGAACGCGAAAAGCTTTACGGTGCATTCCGTTCGGGCGCACAGAAGAACCTCATGGTCTCTAAGGTCGGTAACTTCGCTATCGACTTGCCGGACGCCAACGTGCTTATCCAGATTTCGGGTACGTTCGGAAGCCGCCAGGAAGAAGCCCAGCGCCTCGGCCGCGTGTTGCGCCCGAAGAGCGACGGCGGCGCCGCCCACTTCTACAGCATCGTGACGCAGGACTCCAAGGAACAGGAATTCGCCATGAACCGCCAGCTGTTCCTCACGGAACAGGGCTATGCCTACAAAATCATCAAGCGTGGCGACTGGGATATTCTCATGAGGTCGCCCGAGGAACTCGCCGCAAGAGCATAG